The following is a genomic window from Janibacter sp. DB-40.
CGGGCTGCCCGCGGCCGACCACCCACGCCTGACGGTGCGGCGTGGCACGCCCGTGCGCTCGATCGACCGGGGACGGCGCGACGTCGTCCTCGCCGACGACTCGCGCATCCCCTATGACCATCTCGTGCTCGCCACCGGCGCCTCTGCCCGTGTCCCCGCCCTCCCGGGGATCGACGAGGGCGACCTCCCCGGCGGGGTGCACGTGCTGCGATCCATCGACGACGCCCGGGAGATCGTCGCCGCAACGCTCAACGCCCGACGTGCGATCGTGCTCGGTGGCGGAGTGCTCGGGCTCGAGGCCGCCACCGGGCTGGCCGCCCGCGACCTCGCGGTCACCGTCGTCCACCCGGGCCGGGCGCTCATGGAGCGACAGCTCGACGAGGACGCCAGCCGCGTCGTGGAGTCGACGCTGCGTCGCACCGGCGTCGACCAGCGCGTCGGTGTCGGCGCGCAGGAGGTGGTCGTCGAGGACGGCCGGCTTCGCCGGGTCCGCCTGACCAACGGCGAGGTCCTCGCCGCCGACCTCCTCGTCATCTCCACGGGCACGATCGCCAACACCACGCTGGCCGCCGACGCGGGCATCGCCGTCGAGCGCGGCGTCCTCGTCGACGCCGACCTCACCACCAGCGACGTGCACGTCCGTGCCATCGGCGACTGCGCCCAGCCCCCGGGCGGGTCGAGCGGCCTGGTCGCCCAGGGCTGGGAGCACGCCCGCCGGTTGGCCGACCTGCTCACCGGGAACGATCCGGGGTCGGTGACCACCGGCGCCGGCGACGTGGTCAAGCCCAAGACCCGAGGAGTCGACATCGTCACCATGGGCATCGACGGAAGCACGCGCACCACGGACCCGGCGCTGCGCGTCATGCGACTCAGCGACCCGTCCGCCGGTCGGCACCTCGAGATCGTCGTCCGCGACGGGCTGCTCGTCGGGGCCACCGCCATCGGGGCGGGCCGGATCGGCACCGACCTCGTCACCAGCTACACGCGCCGGACCCCCCTTCCCGCGGATCCGGCCCACCTGCTGCTGCCGGCCATCGCCCCGTCAGCCGCGAGCACCCGGCAGGACTCCCCCACGCTCGTCCCCGACCGCGCGACGATCTGTCGCTGCAACGGTGTGACGAAGGCGGACATCCGCGCCGAGTTCCACTCCGGCGCAACGAGTCTCGAGGACGTCGCCGAGCGGACCAAGGCCACCACCGGATGCGGGGGATGTACCGACGCCGTCTGCGGCATCCTCGACTGGCTCACGCAGGACACCCGCTCACAGGCGGAGCCGCCCCCGCGAGAGGAGCGGTTCACGCCGGAGAAACACGATGCTGACCGACCCGAAACGAGGGCTTCCTAACGTGAGCGCCATGCCAGAGGACACCGCACCGACCGCCTCTCCCCAGCACCTGGTCATCGTCGGCGGAGGAATGGTCGCCCGCCGTCTGGTCGACGCCCTCCGGGAGCGCGACGGCCGGGGCCGGTGGGCGATCACGCTCATCGGCGAGGAACCGCGCGCTCCCTACGACCGCGTCGCGCTGACCTCGTACTTCGCCGGGCGCGACCCCGAGGACCTCGCCCTGGGCGGACAGGATCTCTGGGACGACCCCCTCGTCACGCTCCTGCGGGGCGTGCGCGTCGAGAGCATCGACCGCACGGCGCGCAGGGTCAGCACGAGCACCGGGTCGACCCTCGACTACGACGCCCTCGTGCTCGCCACCGGTTCTTTCGCCGCCGTCCCCCCGGTCCCCGGGAACGACCTCCGGGGAGCCTTCGTCTACCGCACCATCGACGACGTCGCCGACCTGCGCGCCTACGTCGAGTCCCGCCGGGAGGAGCTCGATCGCCCCGTCAGCGGCGCAGTCGTCGGTGGTGGTCTCCTCGGTCTCGAGGCGGCCGGAGCACTGCGCGCCCTGGACGTCGACACGACCGTCGTCGAGTTCGCGCCGCGCCTGATGCCCCTTCAGGTCGACGAGGGTGGGGGCGAGGGACTCGCGCGCCTCATCGAGGGTCTGGGCGTCACGGTCCGCACCTCCACGGCCACGTCGATGGTTGTGGGTGAGCGCGGCGCCGTCCGCGGCATGACGTTCTCCGAGGGCCCCGACCTCGACGTCGACGTCGTGATCTTCGCCGTCGGTGTCCGGCCCCGCGACGAGCTCGCACGGCAGGCGGGTCTCGAGGTCGGCGAACGCGGCGGCGTCGTCGTCGACGACGCCTGCGCCACGGCGGACCCCGCCATCTGGGCCATTGGGGAGGTCGCCAACATCGGTGGCCGCTGCCTGGGACTCGTCGCGCCCGGCTACACGATGGCGGAGATCGTCGCCGACCGACTCCTCGGCGGCGGCGGCACCTTCCCGGGGGCGGACCTGTCGACCAAGCTCAAGCTCCTCGGGGTCGACGTCGCGAGCTTCGGTGATGCCTTCGCGCAGGAGCCGGGTGGTCTCGAGGTCGTCATCTCCGACCCCGTGGCGGGCGTGTACAAGAAGCTCGTCATGAGCGACGACGCACGCACCCTGCGCGGGGGCATCCTCGTCGGCGACGCCAGCGCCTACGCCGCCCTTCGTCCCATGGTGGGGCGCGAGCTCGGGGGCGACCCGGCGGCGTACCTGCTGCCCGAAGGGAGCGCGCCGGCGCCGACCGGCGACCTGCCGGAGGAGACCGCCGTGTGCTCGTGCAACAACGTCACGGCGGGTCGGATCCGCGGCTCGGTCAGGGACGAGGGCTGCACCGACCTGGCCGGGGTCAAGGCGTGCACCCGGGCCGGCACGAGCTGTGGATCCTGCCTTCCGCTGGTGAAGAAGATCGTCGCCGCGGAGCTGACGAAGTCCGGTGTCGAGGTGAGCACCGCCCTCTGCGAGCACTTCGGGCTCTCTCGCGCCGAGCTCTTCGACGTCGTGCGTGTTCAGGGGCTGACGACCTTCAGCGAGATCATCGAGCGACACGGCACGGGCCGCGGCTGCGACATCTGCAAGCCGGTCATCGGCTCGATCCTCGCCTCGCTCGGCACCGGCCACATCCTCGAGGGCGAGCGGGCCACCCTGCAGGACACCAACGACTTCGTCATGGCCAACCTCCAGAAGGACGGCTCCTACTCCGTCGTCCCGCGCATCCCCGGGGGCGAGGTCACCCCCGAGGGCCTCATCGCGATCGGCCAGGTCGCCAAGGACTTCGGGCTCTACACGAAGATCACCGGGGGCCAGCGCGTCGACCTCTTCGGCGCCCGGATCGACCAGCTCCCGGGCATCTGGGCACGCCTGGTCGACGCGGGCTTCGAGTCCGGGCACGCCTACGGCAAGTCGCTGCGGACGGTGAAGTCCTGCGTGGGGTCGACCTGGTGCCGATTCGGCGTGCAGGACTCGGTGGGCCTGGCCATCGACCTCGAGCTGCGTTACCGGGGGCTGCGCTCCCCCCACAAGATCAAGCTCGGCGTCTCCGGCTGTGCCCGCGAGTGCGCCGAGGCCAGGGGCAAGGACGTCGGGGTCATCGCCACGGACAACGGGTGGAACGTCTACGTCGGCGGCAACGGCGGATTCACCCCGCGCCATGCCCGGCTGCTCGCCGAGGACCTCGACACCGAGACGCTCGTGCGCACGATCGACCGCTTCCTCATGTACTACGTGCGCACGGCCGACCGGCTCCAGCGCACCGCCCCGTGGATCGAGGACCACGAAGGTGGACTCGACGCCATCCGCGCGGTCGTCCTCGAGGACAGCCTCGGCATCGCCGACGACCTCGACTCGGCCATGGCGACGCACGTGGGCACCTACCGGGACGAGTGGGCCGCGACGCTCGCCGACCCGGACAAGCTCGCCCGGTTCGCCTCCTTCGTCAACGCCCCCGACGTCGTCGACGACTCGCTCGCCTACGTCGGCGAGCGCGGGCAGGCCCGCCCCGCAACACCCGAGGAACGCTCCTCGGACTCCGTGATCATCGCCGGCACGACCCTGGAGGTCCGCTCATGACCGCTGCACCCCCGACGACGCGCGTGCGTCTGTGCGCACTGACCGACCTCGTCCCCGAGCGCGGTTCCGTCGCCCTCGTCGGCGGCGTGCAGGTGGCGCTCGTGCGCACCCACGACGACGACGTCCACGCCATCGCCAACCTCGACCCGTACAGCGGCGCGCAGGTCATCGCCCGTGGCCTCGTGGGCACCCGGGGAGGGAGGCCGACGATCATCTCGCCGATGTTCAAGCAGGTCTTCGACCTGCGTACCGGGGAGTGCCTGGACCCGATCGGGCGGGAGCCGGTGTCCCTGCGCACCTGGCCCGCCGCGGTCGTCGACGGCCAGGTCGTCCTCGAGACCACGGGCGATGACGGTGTGGCTCCTTCTCCCGTCGGCGGTTCCTGACGTGAGCCTGCCGAAGCTGCTCTCGGGGTGCGTCGTCCTCGTCACCGCCGACCGACGGGCCGGGGACCTGCGTGCCGCGCTCGAGCGTCGTGGCGCGAGAGTCGTGCACACGCCCGCCCTGACGATCGTCCCCCACACCGCGGACGAGGAGCTGGTGCGCGCGACGTCCGCACTCCTGGACTCTCCGCCCGACACCGTCGTCGTGACGACGGCGATCGGCTTCCGCGGGTGGATCGAGGCGGCCGACGCGGCCGGTCGTGGGGACGAGCTGCACGACGTGCTCGCGCACGCCCGCGTCATCGCGCGCGGCCCCAAGGCGCGCGGAGCGATCCACGCCGCCGGGCTCGAGACGGACTGGGTGGCGGAGTCGGAGACCTCGGCCGAGATCCGCGACGTCCTCCTCACCGAGGGCGTTGCGGGACAACGCATCGCGGTGCAGCACCACGGTGCGGGCGCCGACGAGCTCGACCTCGACCTGGTGGCCGCCGGCGCCGAGGTCACCTCCCTCGTCGTCTACCGATGGGGTCCGCCGGTGGACCCGGACGCGGTCGCCTGCGGCGTCGACCAGGCCGCGGCCGGGGACCTCGACGTCGTGGTCTTCACGTCGGCACCAGCGGCGAGCGCGTGGATCGAGGTCGCCGACGCCGCCGGCGCGCTGCCGTCGATCGTCGCCCGGGCGGCGTCCGGGCGACTGCTCGTGGCGGCGGTCGGGTCGGTGACGGCACGACCCCTTCGTGGTGCGGGGATCGAGCCACTGCTGCCGGAGCGCAGCCGGCTCGGTTCGCTCGTGCGGGCGATCGTCGCCCACTACGAGGGCAGCATGGCCACCGCTCTCGACACCGTCGCCGGACCGCTCCAGCTCCGCAGCACCGCGGCAGTGCTCGACGGCACGGTGCTCGCCGTCTCCCCGAGCGGCTTGGCGGTGCTGCACCTGCTCACGGAGGCGAAGGGCGATGTCGTCAGCCGTGCCGAGGTGCTCGAGGTGCTCCCGGGGGACTCCGCGAACGGGCACGCCGTGGAGGTCGCCGTGGGCCGGCTCCGGGAGGCGATCGGTGACCGACGCGTCGTGGAGACCGTCGTCAAGCGCGGCTACCGGATCGGTCTGGCGTAGCCGCCCGGACCGGTCGACCCCTCACGCCCCGCGCGAGGCGTCCACGCCCCGGCGTCGGGGCCACGATGTCTGTACCCCACGTGGACCGTGTGCAACGGTGAACGACATGAGCGCACTGACCGTCCTCGCGGAGACCTGCGACCGACTCGTCGACGACGGCTCGCTCGTCGGCTGGGTCGCCGGGGTGCGCGACCGCGACGGGGTGCAGATCAGCGCCGGGGGCAGACGCAGCATCGACGGCCCACCGATGGACCCGCAGACGCTCTTCATGATCGCCTCTTGCAGCAAGCCCGTCGGGGGTGTGCTCGCGCTGCGGCTCGTGGAGCAGGGGCTCATCTCGCTCGACGACCCGGTCTCACGGTGGCTCCCCGAGCTCGCCCGACCCCGGGTCCTCACCCGTCCGGACGCCGACCTCGCCGACACCGCGCCCGCCGAGCGGCCGATCACCGTGGAGCACCTCCTGAC
Proteins encoded in this region:
- a CDS encoding FAD-dependent oxidoreductase; its protein translation is MSHIIVIGYGMVGSRFVEDLTAADRDGEHLVTVLGDEACEPYNRVLLSDVVAGSRGLSTIGLPAADHPRLTVRRGTPVRSIDRGRRDVVLADDSRIPYDHLVLATGASARVPALPGIDEGDLPGGVHVLRSIDDAREIVAATLNARRAIVLGGGVLGLEAATGLAARDLAVTVVHPGRALMERQLDEDASRVVESTLRRTGVDQRVGVGAQEVVVEDGRLRRVRLTNGEVLAADLLVISTGTIANTTLAADAGIAVERGVLVDADLTTSDVHVRAIGDCAQPPGGSSGLVAQGWEHARRLADLLTGNDPGSVTTGAGDVVKPKTRGVDIVTMGIDGSTRTTDPALRVMRLSDPSAGRHLEIVVRDGLLVGATAIGAGRIGTDLVTSYTRRTPLPADPAHLLLPAIAPSAASTRQDSPTLVPDRATICRCNGVTKADIRAEFHSGATSLEDVAERTKATTGCGGCTDAVCGILDWLTQDTRSQAEPPPREERFTPEKHDADRPETRAS
- the nirB gene encoding nitrite reductase large subunit NirB translates to MPEDTAPTASPQHLVIVGGGMVARRLVDALRERDGRGRWAITLIGEEPRAPYDRVALTSYFAGRDPEDLALGGQDLWDDPLVTLLRGVRVESIDRTARRVSTSTGSTLDYDALVLATGSFAAVPPVPGNDLRGAFVYRTIDDVADLRAYVESRREELDRPVSGAVVGGGLLGLEAAGALRALDVDTTVVEFAPRLMPLQVDEGGGEGLARLIEGLGVTVRTSTATSMVVGERGAVRGMTFSEGPDLDVDVVIFAVGVRPRDELARQAGLEVGERGGVVVDDACATADPAIWAIGEVANIGGRCLGLVAPGYTMAEIVADRLLGGGGTFPGADLSTKLKLLGVDVASFGDAFAQEPGGLEVVISDPVAGVYKKLVMSDDARTLRGGILVGDASAYAALRPMVGRELGGDPAAYLLPEGSAPAPTGDLPEETAVCSCNNVTAGRIRGSVRDEGCTDLAGVKACTRAGTSCGSCLPLVKKIVAAELTKSGVEVSTALCEHFGLSRAELFDVVRVQGLTTFSEIIERHGTGRGCDICKPVIGSILASLGTGHILEGERATLQDTNDFVMANLQKDGSYSVVPRIPGGEVTPEGLIAIGQVAKDFGLYTKITGGQRVDLFGARIDQLPGIWARLVDAGFESGHAYGKSLRTVKSCVGSTWCRFGVQDSVGLAIDLELRYRGLRSPHKIKLGVSGCARECAEARGKDVGVIATDNGWNVYVGGNGGFTPRHARLLAEDLDTETLVRTIDRFLMYYVRTADRLQRTAPWIEDHEGGLDAIRAVVLEDSLGIADDLDSAMATHVGTYRDEWAATLADPDKLARFASFVNAPDVVDDSLAYVGERGQARPATPEERSSDSVIIAGTTLEVRS
- the nirD gene encoding nitrite reductase small subunit NirD, which codes for MTAAPPTTRVRLCALTDLVPERGSVALVGGVQVALVRTHDDDVHAIANLDPYSGAQVIARGLVGTRGGRPTIISPMFKQVFDLRTGECLDPIGREPVSLRTWPAAVVDGQVVLETTGDDGVAPSPVGGS
- a CDS encoding uroporphyrinogen-III synthase; the protein is MSLPKLLSGCVVLVTADRRAGDLRAALERRGARVVHTPALTIVPHTADEELVRATSALLDSPPDTVVVTTAIGFRGWIEAADAAGRGDELHDVLAHARVIARGPKARGAIHAAGLETDWVAESETSAEIRDVLLTEGVAGQRIAVQHHGAGADELDLDLVAAGAEVTSLVVYRWGPPVDPDAVACGVDQAAAGDLDVVVFTSAPAASAWIEVADAAGALPSIVARAASGRLLVAAVGSVTARPLRGAGIEPLLPERSRLGSLVRAIVAHYEGSMATALDTVAGPLQLRSTAAVLDGTVLAVSPSGLAVLHLLTEAKGDVVSRAEVLEVLPGDSANGHAVEVAVGRLREAIGDRRVVETVVKRGYRIGLA